The proteins below come from a single Saccharopolyspora sp. SCSIO 74807 genomic window:
- a CDS encoding hemolysin family protein, with product MDGVAANLALVLLFVLLGGFFAAAEIALVSLRDAQVHRLAEAGRRGRGVARLKADPNRFLSAVQIGVTFTGFFASSYGGATIAVRLEPALSGWGLPAGLSATVSLIAVTVFVSYLSLVFGELAPKRLALQKPEAVSLTAAGVLDAVATACRPVIWLLSKSTNAVVRLMGLSPREAEGSVSEQELRDMVRASDQLTVEERRLIIDAFEAGDRVLSEVMVPRTEVHFLDAAMSPREAADEVAGKPHSRYPVMREASPDDVVGFVHIRDLYTATRGRRGASTVGGLARPIAVMPGTKPVLAALTRMRGRDGSHLAVVADEYGGTDGIVSVEDLVEEIVGEIWDEYDPGGRAATTSAAGVFELDGMLHRNDVEDKTGVVLPEGPYDTLAGFVLGRFGRIPAAGESVRALGHEFTVLAMEGLRISRVRVDVSAEGTERADSEPG from the coding sequence ATGGATGGCGTCGCGGCGAACCTGGCGTTGGTTCTGCTGTTCGTCCTGCTCGGCGGCTTCTTCGCCGCTGCGGAGATCGCGCTGGTCTCGCTCCGGGACGCCCAGGTCCACCGGCTCGCCGAAGCCGGACGGCGCGGTAGGGGCGTGGCACGGCTGAAAGCCGATCCGAACCGGTTCCTGTCCGCCGTGCAGATCGGCGTCACCTTCACCGGGTTCTTCGCCTCCAGCTACGGCGGGGCGACGATCGCCGTGCGGCTGGAACCCGCGCTGTCCGGTTGGGGACTGCCCGCGGGGCTGTCGGCCACGGTGTCGTTGATCGCGGTGACGGTGTTCGTCTCGTACCTCTCGCTCGTGTTCGGCGAGTTGGCGCCGAAGCGGCTCGCGTTGCAGAAGCCCGAGGCGGTGTCGCTCACGGCGGCCGGAGTGCTCGACGCGGTGGCGACAGCTTGCCGTCCGGTGATCTGGTTGCTGTCGAAGTCGACGAACGCCGTGGTGCGGCTGATGGGGCTGAGCCCGCGGGAGGCGGAAGGTTCGGTGAGCGAGCAGGAGCTGCGCGACATGGTCCGCGCCAGCGATCAGCTCACCGTGGAGGAGCGCCGGCTGATCATCGACGCGTTCGAGGCAGGTGATCGGGTGCTCAGCGAAGTCATGGTTCCCCGCACCGAGGTGCACTTCCTGGACGCCGCGATGTCACCGCGGGAGGCGGCCGACGAGGTCGCGGGAAAACCGCACTCGCGCTACCCGGTGATGCGGGAAGCATCGCCCGACGACGTGGTCGGGTTCGTGCACATCCGCGATCTGTACACCGCGACCCGCGGCCGCCGCGGCGCGAGCACGGTCGGCGGGCTGGCACGCCCGATCGCCGTCATGCCGGGCACCAAGCCGGTGCTGGCCGCGCTGACCCGGATGCGCGGCCGCGACGGCAGCCACTTGGCCGTCGTCGCCGACGAGTACGGCGGCACCGATGGCATCGTCAGCGTCGAAGATCTCGTCGAGGAGATCGTCGGGGAGATCTGGGACGAGTACGACCCCGGTGGGCGCGCGGCGACCACGTCCGCTGCCGGTGTCTTCGAGCTCGACGGGATGCTGCACCGCAACGACGTTGAGGACAAGACCGGTGTCGTGCTGCCGGAGGGGCCGTACGACACGTTGGCCGGATTCGTCCTCGGGCGGTTCGGCCGCATTCCCGCCGCCGGTGAATCCGTGCGCGCATTGGGGCACGAGTTCACCGTTCTGGCCATGGAAGGCTTGCGGATTTCCCGGGTGCGCGTGGACGTCAGCGCGGAGGGGACCGAACGGGCTGATTCCGAACCGGGCTGA
- a CDS encoding serine hydrolase domain-containing protein: MAKRTWSLVATALVLLCAPGQVAAAPAEPQVQDALDRMVEQGVPGVLYRHSEPGSETVLRSGVADLRTGAPVPQRGRWRVASLTKSVTATIVLQLVHENRLGLDQPLAEVLPDVVPGDERITVRNLLQHTSGLFDYAQAPEFRFPDDYVHRPFAPRQLVDLAIAHGPVAEPGQQWSYSNTNYIVLGMIVEELTGEPLSAVFQHRVLGPAGMRQSYLPVHYPLINGPHATGHHVLPEQTGDPTRYPLTELDPSFAWASYGMVSGAADMNRFYRTLFRGELLPRPLVDEMLRAVPGGDPVFPDYGLGLENIELTCGVTLWGHTGSIPGYSSYAFSTADGRQQVSMSLNVFMLGERAVPIIYDAADAINQAVCHQPYPQPPVPAA; this comes from the coding sequence ATGGCGAAGCGAACGTGGAGTCTCGTCGCCACGGCCCTGGTGCTGCTGTGCGCACCGGGGCAGGTGGCGGCGGCGCCCGCCGAGCCGCAGGTGCAGGACGCGCTGGACCGCATGGTCGAGCAAGGTGTGCCGGGTGTGCTGTACCGGCACTCCGAGCCGGGCTCGGAAACCGTGTTGCGCAGCGGTGTTGCTGACCTGCGGACCGGTGCGCCGGTGCCGCAGCGGGGGCGGTGGCGGGTCGCCAGCCTCACCAAGAGCGTCACGGCGACGATCGTGCTGCAACTGGTGCACGAAAACCGCCTCGGTCTCGACCAGCCGCTGGCCGAAGTGCTGCCGGACGTGGTTCCGGGGGACGAGCGGATCACCGTGCGGAACCTGCTGCAGCACACCAGTGGGCTCTTCGATTACGCGCAGGCGCCGGAGTTCCGATTTCCCGATGATTACGTGCACCGGCCCTTCGCACCTCGCCAGCTCGTGGACCTGGCCATCGCGCACGGGCCGGTCGCCGAACCCGGTCAGCAGTGGAGTTACAGCAACACCAACTACATCGTGCTCGGCATGATCGTCGAGGAGCTCACCGGTGAGCCGTTGAGCGCGGTGTTCCAACATCGCGTCCTCGGTCCAGCCGGGATGCGGCAGAGCTACCTGCCGGTGCACTACCCGCTGATCAACGGGCCGCACGCGACCGGTCACCACGTGCTGCCCGAGCAGACCGGCGATCCGACGAGGTACCCGTTGACCGAGCTCGATCCGTCGTTCGCGTGGGCGTCGTACGGGATGGTCTCCGGTGCAGCGGACATGAACCGCTTCTACCGCACGCTGTTCCGCGGCGAGCTGCTGCCGCGTCCGCTGGTCGACGAGATGCTGCGGGCCGTGCCCGGTGGCGACCCGGTCTTTCCCGACTACGGACTCGGTCTGGAGAACATCGAGCTGACCTGCGGTGTCACGTTGTGGGGCCACACCGGCTCGATCCCCGGCTACAGCAGTTATGCGTTCTCCACGGCCGACGGCAGGCAACAGGTGTCGATGTCGCTGAACGTCTTCATGCTGGGCGAACGGGCGGTCCCGATCATCTACGACGCCGCCGACGCGATCAACCAGGCCGTCTGCCACCAGCCCTACCCGCAGCCGCCCGTACCTGCGGCGTGA
- a CDS encoding proline dehydrogenase family protein, which translates to MLRTALLAAAREPRVRHLVEANPLTRSVVDRYIAGTTAQDAVRTTRALADHGLHVTLDHLGEDTTDADKAAATVAAYRTVLDSLGSAGLADRAEVSVKLSAVGQFLPGDGAKIALANAQRICEAAAAVGTTVTLDMEDHTTTDSTLDILRDLRVDFPSAGAVLQAYLRRTEQDCRDLASAGSRVRLCKGAYAEPESVAFPDKSEVDRSYVRCLKTLMNGEGYPMVATHDPRMVAIADDLAQRAGRSPESFEFQMLYGIRPAEQERLAAEGKRLRVYLAYGDEWYGYFMRRLAERPANIAFFARSLLGRG; encoded by the coding sequence ATGCTGCGCACGGCATTGCTGGCGGCGGCGCGGGAGCCCCGCGTCCGCCACCTGGTCGAGGCCAACCCGCTCACCCGCTCCGTCGTCGACCGCTACATCGCCGGAACGACCGCCCAGGACGCGGTCCGCACCACGCGCGCGCTGGCCGATCATGGCCTGCACGTCACCCTGGACCACCTCGGGGAGGACACCACCGACGCGGACAAGGCTGCCGCGACGGTGGCGGCGTACCGGACGGTGCTGGACTCGCTCGGCTCGGCCGGGCTCGCCGATCGAGCCGAAGTTTCGGTGAAGCTGTCCGCAGTGGGCCAGTTCCTGCCCGGTGACGGGGCGAAGATCGCGCTGGCGAACGCGCAGCGGATCTGCGAGGCGGCCGCGGCGGTGGGCACCACGGTCACCTTGGACATGGAGGACCACACCACCACGGATTCCACTTTGGACATCTTGCGGGATCTGCGGGTGGACTTCCCATCGGCGGGAGCGGTGCTGCAGGCGTACCTGCGCCGCACCGAGCAGGACTGCCGGGACCTGGCGTCGGCGGGCTCACGAGTGCGGCTGTGCAAGGGCGCCTACGCCGAGCCGGAGTCCGTGGCCTTCCCGGACAAGTCCGAAGTGGACCGTTCTTACGTGCGGTGCCTGAAGACGCTGATGAACGGCGAGGGCTACCCGATGGTCGCCACGCACGATCCGCGGATGGTGGCGATCGCCGACGACCTGGCGCAACGGGCCGGGCGGTCACCGGAAAGCTTCGAGTTCCAGATGCTGTACGGGATCCGCCCGGCCGAGCAGGAACGACTCGCCGCGGAGGGCAAGCGGCTGCGCGTCTACCTCGCCTACGGCGACGAGTGGTACGGGTACTTCATGCGCCGGTTGGCCGAACGCCCCGCGAACATCGCCTTCTTCGCCCGATCGCTGCTCGGGAGGGGCTGA
- the pruA gene encoding L-glutamate gamma-semialdehyde dehydrogenase: MDAITTVPAPVNEPVKSYAPGSAERDSLQKRIAELESERAELTSTIAGEQRMAGGTPFDVVQPHKHAHVLGTSAEATRADVADAVRAAKRAAPEWAATPFDERAAVLLRAADLLSGPWRDTINGATILGQSKSVQQAEIDAACEFIDFLRFNVHYGNRILAEQPNSVPGEWNRMEYRPLDGFVTAITPFNFTAIAGNLPTAPALMGNTVVWKPTPSQQFAAHFTMRMLEAAGLPPGVINLVTGRGEAVSEVALADEDFAGLHFTGSTATFKKLWRTVGDNLDGYRSYPRIVGETGGKDFIVVHPSAEREPLATAFARGAFEYQGQKCSAASRAYVPRSIWESGLREELADLARQISFGDVTDFSHFGGAVIDARAFAKHRAALDRAANTASLEVLAGGGYDDSTGYFVEPTVLVGTDPADEAFTTEYFGPIIAVHVYDDARYSEILDVVDGSSPYALTGAVFATDRSAIDEAHRKLRHAAGNFYVNDKPTGSIVSRQPFGGSRASGTNDKAGSLFNIQRWTSPRAIKETFVAPTRHTYPHMG, from the coding sequence ATGGACGCCATCACCACCGTCCCGGCACCGGTCAACGAGCCGGTGAAGTCCTACGCCCCCGGTTCGGCCGAGCGGGACTCGCTGCAGAAGCGGATCGCCGAGTTGGAGTCCGAGCGCGCCGAACTCACCAGCACCATCGCGGGCGAACAGCGCATGGCGGGTGGCACGCCGTTCGACGTGGTGCAGCCGCACAAGCACGCCCACGTCCTGGGCACTTCCGCAGAGGCCACCCGCGCGGACGTCGCCGACGCGGTCCGGGCCGCGAAGCGAGCCGCTCCGGAATGGGCCGCAACGCCGTTCGACGAGCGCGCCGCCGTGCTGCTGCGCGCCGCGGATCTGCTGTCCGGTCCGTGGCGGGACACCATCAACGGCGCCACCATCCTCGGGCAGTCCAAGTCGGTGCAGCAGGCCGAGATCGACGCGGCCTGCGAGTTCATCGACTTCCTGCGGTTCAACGTGCACTACGGCAACCGGATCCTGGCCGAGCAGCCGAACTCGGTGCCCGGCGAGTGGAACCGGATGGAATACCGGCCGCTGGACGGGTTCGTCACCGCGATCACGCCGTTCAACTTCACCGCGATCGCCGGGAACCTGCCGACCGCTCCGGCGTTGATGGGCAACACGGTGGTGTGGAAGCCGACGCCGTCGCAGCAGTTCGCCGCGCACTTCACCATGCGGATGCTGGAGGCGGCCGGGCTGCCCCCAGGCGTGATCAACCTGGTCACCGGGCGCGGCGAGGCGGTCAGCGAGGTGGCGCTGGCCGACGAGGACTTCGCCGGGCTGCACTTCACCGGCTCCACCGCGACGTTCAAGAAGCTGTGGCGGACCGTCGGCGACAACCTCGACGGCTACCGCAGCTACCCGCGCATCGTCGGCGAGACCGGCGGCAAGGACTTCATCGTCGTGCACCCTTCGGCCGAGCGGGAGCCGCTGGCCACGGCGTTCGCCCGCGGCGCGTTCGAGTACCAGGGCCAGAAGTGCTCGGCGGCGTCCCGCGCCTACGTGCCGCGGTCGATCTGGGAGTCCGGGCTGCGCGAGGAGCTAGCCGACCTGGCGCGGCAGATCAGCTTCGGCGACGTCACCGACTTCTCGCACTTCGGTGGGGCGGTGATCGACGCGCGCGCGTTCGCCAAGCACCGCGCCGCGCTGGACCGGGCGGCGAACACCGCCTCGCTCGAGGTGCTGGCAGGCGGCGGCTACGACGACTCGACCGGCTACTTCGTGGAGCCGACCGTGCTGGTCGGCACCGACCCGGCGGACGAGGCGTTCACCACCGAGTACTTCGGACCGATCATCGCGGTGCACGTCTACGACGACGCCCGCTACTCGGAGATCCTGGACGTGGTGGACGGCTCCAGCCCGTACGCGCTGACCGGCGCGGTCTTCGCCACCGACCGCTCGGCGATCGACGAGGCGCACCGCAAGCTGCGCCATGCCGCCGGGAACTTCTACGTCAACGACAAGCCCACCGGCTCGATCGTGTCCCGGCAGCCCTTCGGCGGCAGCCGCGCGTCCGGCACCAACGACAAGGCGGGTTCGCTGTTCAACATCCAGCGCTGGACCAGCCCGCGGGCGATCAAGGAGACGTTCGTGGCGCCGACCCGGCACACCTACCCGCACATGGGCTGA
- a CDS encoding helix-turn-helix domain-containing protein — translation MDKTIPLPGAPLRQLLVAVGEPLVDLLAAPRGFDQHVCDVVIIDPDEDAETHPGDLVLVIGARGRSAVRQVRSAARDGAAAVAVKVHTDQDSRALRDTALDAGVAVLGVRPEVRWEQLESLARSVVDNARLTVEADAGETLGDLFSLAQTVAAMTDGIVSIEDTASRVLAYSRSDDDVDELRRLSVLGRRGPESYLAMLREWGVYERLRSGEEIVHVGERPELGIRRRMAIGIHAGSQPLGTIWVQEGAKPLEERSQRALLGAARVAAVHLIRQRAEASAAPKLRENLLAGLLDGKVDAASVAGNIGADADRPAVVVVFTLRGRAGVSDRSELELERTEMTSLISVHAAAYRRSALVTNLGSRVYALLPDLPGTALSGVLGMTREIVAAAGQHLRAGVQAGVGAAVPTLEDVSRSRAEADRVLDAMAHDVDNRIATIADVRARVVLSELLTVLGGNERFRDPRIDALCAHDAEHAGALARSLLSYLESFGDVRSASAALHVHPNTLRYRIRRAGEISGIDLSDPAERLAAHLHLLLHRRNERNR, via the coding sequence TTGGACAAGACCATTCCGCTGCCCGGGGCTCCGCTGCGGCAACTGCTCGTGGCGGTCGGTGAGCCCCTGGTCGACCTGCTCGCCGCGCCGCGCGGCTTCGACCAGCACGTGTGCGATGTCGTGATCATCGACCCGGACGAGGACGCCGAGACCCATCCCGGCGACCTCGTGCTGGTGATCGGTGCGCGCGGGCGGTCCGCGGTGCGGCAGGTGCGCTCCGCGGCACGGGACGGGGCGGCCGCGGTGGCCGTGAAGGTGCACACCGATCAGGACTCGCGGGCGCTGCGCGACACCGCCCTCGACGCCGGTGTCGCGGTGCTCGGCGTGCGGCCCGAGGTGCGGTGGGAGCAGCTGGAGTCGCTGGCTCGCTCGGTCGTGGACAACGCGCGGCTGACGGTGGAGGCCGACGCCGGCGAAACCCTCGGCGACCTGTTCTCGCTGGCCCAGACCGTGGCGGCGATGACCGACGGGATCGTCAGCATCGAGGACACCGCCAGCCGGGTGCTGGCCTACTCCCGCTCCGACGACGACGTCGACGAACTGCGCAGGCTGTCGGTGCTGGGGCGGCGCGGGCCGGAATCGTACCTGGCGATGCTGCGCGAGTGGGGCGTCTACGAGCGGTTGCGTTCCGGCGAGGAGATCGTGCACGTCGGCGAACGTCCCGAGCTGGGCATTCGGCGCCGGATGGCGATCGGCATCCACGCCGGTTCGCAGCCGCTGGGCACGATCTGGGTGCAGGAAGGCGCGAAACCGCTCGAGGAACGTTCGCAGCGCGCGCTGCTCGGCGCGGCCAGGGTCGCCGCGGTGCACCTGATCCGGCAGCGGGCGGAGGCCAGCGCGGCGCCGAAGCTGCGGGAGAACCTGCTGGCCGGGCTGCTGGACGGCAAGGTCGACGCCGCCTCCGTGGCGGGCAACATCGGCGCCGATGCGGACCGCCCGGCGGTGGTCGTCGTGTTCACCCTGCGCGGGCGCGCCGGGGTTTCGGACCGGTCCGAGCTGGAACTGGAGCGCACCGAGATGACCAGCCTCATCTCCGTGCACGCGGCCGCTTATCGGCGCAGCGCGCTGGTCACCAACCTCGGTTCGCGGGTGTACGCGCTGCTGCCCGACCTGCCCGGGACCGCGCTTTCCGGCGTGCTCGGGATGACCAGGGAGATCGTCGCGGCCGCGGGACAGCACCTGCGCGCCGGGGTGCAGGCCGGTGTGGGGGCGGCGGTGCCGACGCTGGAGGACGTATCGCGCTCGCGGGCCGAAGCGGACCGCGTCCTGGACGCGATGGCGCACGACGTGGACAACCGGATAGCGACGATCGCGGACGTGCGGGCGCGGGTGGTGCTCAGCGAGCTGCTCACCGTTCTCGGCGGCAACGAGCGCTTCCGCGATCCCAGGATCGACGCGCTGTGCGCGCACGACGCGGAGCACGCCGGTGCGCTGGCCAGATCGTTGCTGAGCTACTTGGAGTCCTTCGGCGACGTGCGTTCGGCCAGTGCCGCGCTGCACGTGCACCCGAACACCTTGCGCTACCGCATCCGGCGGGCCGGCGAGATCAGCGGGATCGATCTGTCCGATCCTGCCGAGCGGCTCGCTGCGCACCTGCACCTGCTGCTGCACCGGCGCAACGAGCGGAACCGATGA
- the coaA gene encoding type I pantothenate kinase yields MTRARELSPYVELHRQQWRELRNSMPLPLSHAELEALRGLGEPVDLEEVADVYLPLSRLINLQVAARQRLHTSTTTFLGEAAPKVPFVIGVAGSVAVGKSTTARILRALLARWPDHPQVDLVTTDGFLHPKAELVRRGIMHRKGFPESYDRRALLRFVTEVKSGAEAVSAPVYSHRAYDILPDQEQVVRQPDILILEGLNVLQPGPSLAVSDLFDFSIYVDAHTEHIERWYTDRFLALRGTSFADPDSHFHHFAGLSDEDARVEARHLWHTINRPNLVDNILPTRPRATLVLRKDADHAINRVRLRKL; encoded by the coding sequence GTGACGCGAGCCCGCGAACTGAGCCCGTACGTCGAATTGCACCGGCAGCAGTGGCGGGAACTGCGCAACTCGATGCCGCTGCCGCTCTCGCACGCGGAGCTCGAGGCGCTGCGCGGCCTCGGAGAACCGGTGGACCTCGAGGAGGTCGCCGACGTCTACCTGCCGCTGTCGCGGCTGATCAACCTGCAGGTGGCGGCCCGGCAGCGGCTGCACACCAGCACCACGACCTTCCTCGGCGAAGCCGCGCCGAAGGTGCCGTTCGTGATCGGCGTCGCGGGCAGCGTCGCGGTCGGCAAGTCCACCACCGCGCGGATCCTGCGCGCGCTGCTGGCCCGCTGGCCGGACCACCCGCAGGTCGACCTGGTGACCACCGACGGCTTCCTGCACCCGAAGGCGGAGCTGGTGCGGCGCGGCATCATGCACCGCAAGGGGTTCCCGGAAAGCTACGACCGGCGCGCTCTGCTGCGGTTCGTCACCGAGGTCAAATCCGGGGCCGAGGCGGTGTCCGCGCCGGTGTACTCGCACCGTGCCTACGACATCCTGCCCGATCAGGAACAGGTGGTGCGGCAGCCGGACATCCTCATCCTGGAGGGGCTGAACGTGCTGCAGCCGGGGCCGAGCCTGGCGGTCTCCGACCTGTTCGACTTCTCGATCTACGTGGACGCGCACACCGAGCACATCGAGCGCTGGTACACCGACCGGTTCCTGGCGCTGCGCGGCACCTCCTTCGCCGACCCCGATTCGCACTTCCACCACTTCGCCGGACTGTCCGATGAGGACGCCCGGGTCGAGGCGCGGCACCTGTGGCACACCATCAACCGGCCGAACCTGGTGGACAACATCCTGCCCACCCGGCCGCGTGCGACGTTGGTGCTGCGCAAGGACGCTGACCACGCCATCAACCGGGTGCGGCTGCGCAAACTCTGA
- a CDS encoding amino acid permease, whose translation MAVPGLSPGSGVLRRKPIDSIAEDNEESSTGLQRTLGLWQLTAIGVGGIIGAGIFSLAGAVAHGKAGPAVLVSFLIAGIASAAAAFSYAEFAGMIPKAGSAYTYGYAVLGEVVGWLIGWDLLLEYTAIVSVVAIGISGYFNELLGFLHLDLPMWMLGAPGTEGTDAPPGSYKINLFAVVLCLLIAFVLNQGMRNAARFESALVYLKVAIVLLVLIVGAFHIKAGNYTPFFPFGISGAVTGAATVFFAVFGYDALSTAAEESKESQKHMPKAILYSLIISMVLYVLCCLVLTGMIPYQQISSESAFATAFADVGLPVVGAIIAVGAILGILTVLFTFMLGATRVGFAMSRDGLLPRWFSRTHPVRKVPSRFTWLIGIAAAAIAGLLPIEEAAELTNIGILLAFVVVCAAVIVLRYRRPDLPRGFRTPGMPIVPVIGIVFSLWLVTFLEPLTWLRFGAWFVLGLIVYAAYGYRHSLLHRGRQHEES comes from the coding sequence ATGGCGGTACCAGGGCTCAGCCCGGGCAGCGGAGTACTGCGGCGCAAGCCGATCGACTCGATCGCCGAGGACAACGAGGAGTCCAGCACCGGGCTGCAACGAACCCTGGGGCTCTGGCAGCTCACCGCGATCGGGGTCGGCGGCATCATCGGCGCGGGGATCTTCTCGCTGGCCGGGGCGGTAGCGCACGGCAAGGCGGGACCGGCAGTGCTCGTCTCGTTCCTGATCGCGGGCATCGCAAGTGCCGCAGCGGCGTTCTCCTACGCGGAATTCGCCGGCATGATCCCGAAAGCGGGTTCGGCCTACACCTACGGTTACGCGGTGCTCGGCGAGGTGGTCGGCTGGCTGATCGGCTGGGACCTGCTGCTGGAGTACACCGCGATCGTGTCGGTGGTCGCGATCGGGATCTCCGGTTACTTCAACGAGCTGCTCGGCTTCCTGCACCTCGACCTGCCGATGTGGATGCTCGGCGCACCGGGCACCGAGGGAACCGACGCGCCGCCCGGCAGTTACAAGATCAACCTGTTCGCGGTGGTGCTGTGCCTGCTCATCGCGTTCGTGCTGAACCAGGGCATGCGCAATGCCGCCCGGTTCGAGAGCGCCCTGGTCTACCTGAAGGTCGCGATCGTGCTGCTGGTGCTGATCGTGGGCGCGTTCCACATCAAAGCGGGCAACTACACGCCGTTCTTCCCGTTCGGGATCAGCGGCGCGGTAACCGGGGCGGCGACCGTGTTCTTCGCGGTGTTCGGTTACGACGCGCTGAGCACCGCGGCCGAAGAGTCCAAGGAATCCCAGAAGCACATGCCGAAGGCCATCCTGTACTCGCTGATCATCTCGATGGTGCTGTACGTGCTGTGCTGCCTGGTGCTCACCGGGATGATCCCGTACCAGCAGATCAGCTCGGAGAGCGCGTTCGCGACCGCCTTCGCCGACGTCGGGCTGCCGGTGGTGGGCGCGATCATCGCGGTCGGCGCGATCCTGGGCATCCTCACCGTGCTGTTCACCTTCATGCTCGGCGCGACCCGAGTCGGGTTCGCGATGAGCCGGGACGGGTTGCTGCCGCGCTGGTTCTCCCGCACGCATCCGGTGCGCAAGGTGCCGTCCAGGTTCACCTGGCTGATCGGCATCGCCGCCGCCGCGATCGCCGGCCTGCTGCCGATCGAGGAGGCCGCGGAGCTGACCAACATCGGCATCCTGCTGGCGTTCGTCGTGGTGTGCGCGGCGGTGATCGTGCTGCGCTACCGGCGGCCCGACCTGCCGCGCGGCTTCCGCACGCCGGGGATGCCGATCGTGCCGGTGATCGGCATCGTGTTCTCGCTGTGGCTGGTGACGTTCCTGGAACCGCTGACCTGGTTGCGCTTCGGCGCCTGGTTCGTGCTCGGCTTGATCGTCTACGCCGCGTACGGATACCGGCACTCGCTGCTGCACCGCGGGCGTCAGCATGAGGAGTCCTGA
- a CDS encoding universal stress protein — MSSYRSVVVGTDGSPPSLRAVRRAAEVARDSAAKLVVVCAYYPSSEREVEQAQDELGDEAFQVVGSAPAEQTLLEAADEARQAGASDVDTVAVVGAPVNSLIETANSSSADLLIVGSRGLNTLKGRLLGSVPADVCRRADCDVLVVRTSR; from the coding sequence ATGTCCAGTTACCGCAGCGTCGTCGTCGGCACCGACGGCTCGCCGCCTTCGTTGCGGGCGGTGCGCCGTGCCGCCGAGGTCGCGCGTGACTCCGCTGCCAAGTTGGTCGTCGTGTGCGCCTACTACCCGAGCAGCGAGCGCGAGGTGGAGCAGGCTCAGGACGAGCTCGGCGACGAGGCGTTCCAGGTGGTCGGTTCCGCGCCTGCCGAGCAGACGCTGCTGGAGGCCGCCGATGAGGCGCGGCAGGCGGGTGCGTCCGACGTGGACACCGTCGCGGTGGTGGGCGCTCCGGTGAACTCGCTGATCGAGACCGCCAACAGCTCGTCGGCGGATCTGCTGATCGTCGGCAGCAGGGGGCTGAACACGCTCAAAGGCCGGTTGCTCGGCTCGGTGCCCGCGGACGTGTGCCGTCGGGCGGATTGCGATGTGCTCGTTGTCCGAACCTCGCGATGA
- a CDS encoding adenylate/guanylate cyclase domain-containing protein, with product MCSLSEPRDDPAASGPDAERSMGSEALIGEALLGGHPKYRKADVAEAAGVDLARAERLWQAMGFAHVDDEAVVFTDADVQALQMLVQLVSAEVITSEVETAVARTLAQTMSRLAEWQVGIFKAVLGDRFAEDLDITAQFAEAITPVMDHLQGYVWRRHLAATAARELSEGDPGVDERVQVIGFADLVGYTRLIRDFSEVELAGLINDFEELATGVVAENHGRIVKTVGDEVLFVTDTSAEAAEIALTLNEKITGEGRLPPLRIGLARGTVLARFGDVYGSTVNIASRLTSVARPASVLVDRELAAALRENPAFSLTSIGPTKVQGFRGLRAWALRRTR from the coding sequence ATGTGCTCGTTGTCCGAACCTCGCGATGACCCTGCGGCCTCCGGGCCGGACGCGGAACGCTCGATGGGCAGCGAGGCGCTGATCGGCGAGGCCCTGCTGGGCGGGCACCCGAAGTACCGCAAGGCCGACGTGGCCGAGGCGGCTGGTGTGGACCTCGCACGGGCGGAACGGCTCTGGCAGGCGATGGGCTTCGCGCACGTCGACGACGAGGCGGTCGTGTTCACCGACGCCGACGTGCAGGCGTTGCAGATGCTCGTGCAGCTGGTCTCCGCCGAGGTGATCACCTCCGAGGTGGAGACCGCGGTCGCCAGGACGTTGGCGCAGACCATGTCGCGACTGGCCGAATGGCAGGTCGGAATCTTCAAAGCGGTGCTCGGCGACCGCTTCGCCGAAGACCTGGACATCACCGCGCAATTCGCGGAGGCGATCACGCCGGTGATGGACCACCTGCAGGGCTACGTCTGGCGGCGGCACCTGGCCGCGACCGCCGCCCGCGAGCTCAGCGAGGGCGACCCGGGGGTGGACGAGCGGGTGCAGGTGATCGGCTTTGCCGACCTGGTCGGCTACACCCGCCTGATCCGGGACTTCAGCGAGGTCGAGCTGGCGGGGCTGATCAACGACTTCGAGGAGCTGGCGACCGGTGTGGTCGCCGAGAACCACGGCCGGATCGTGAAGACGGTCGGCGACGAAGTCCTGTTCGTCACCGACACGTCGGCGGAAGCGGCCGAGATCGCGCTGACGCTGAACGAGAAGATCACCGGGGAAGGCAGGCTGCCACCGCTGCGCATCGGACTGGCACGCGGCACCGTGCTGGCGCGGTTCGGTGACGTGTACGGATCCACGGTGAACATCGCCAGCAGGTTGACCTCCGTCGCACGTCCGGCCTCGGTGCTGGTGGATCGCGAGCTCGCGGCTGCGCTGCGGGAGAACCCGGCCTTTTCCCTCACGTCCATCGGCCCTACGAAAGTGCAGGGTTTCCGCGGTCTGCGCGCGTGGGCGCTGCGCAGAACTCGCTGA